The nucleotide sequence GCGACGTCATCGAGCCGGCTGGCCAGTGACCGCCGTACGCCGAGCTCGTCAGGACCCCAGTGCACGGCGAGAGCCGCGTCGAGGGCATCGGCCGTCAATCCGGGGTCGCCCACTCGTTGCGCCCGCTCCACCGCCTCATCGGCGAACGGCGCTGCTCGCGCTGCCTGGCCGGCATAGACCCAGCAGCGGGCCAATGCCGCAGCGAGCCGCGACCGTGACCCGTCGTCAGTGGTGCGGGCCAGCACGTCGTAAAGCAGGGCCGGGACCTTGCCGGGCTCGGACCCGAACACCTGTACCGAGGCGGCCCCGAGGACCGCACGGGTCCAGCCCTCGAGGTCGTCTTCGGCCCGGCACCGTGTGGCCGCCTCGTCGTAGAGGCGAGACGCTGCTTCCTCACTACCGCCGGCGCGCGCTGCCTCGGCACGCGCGAAGAGGTCGGCGGTCGCGGACGGATCGGTCGACACACCTCATCGTAGGTTCGGCGGCAGGCCCGCGGCACCGGTCACGGCCGGATCAGATTCACGGCAGTGGCGTGTTCGTGCTGCCGGGCCTCATCCCAATCACCCGTGCAGTAGACCGCGAGCTCGACGATTCGGTCGTCGACCACATCGGCGCGGATCATTTCGCGGGCGTACCACCGCTGCCCGGCGTTGTCCCATCGCTCCTCGAACTCCAGGGTGAAGCCGTGATCCGTCCGCTCGACGCGTTCCACGCGTACCGCACCCGGGAACGGGTGCCCCGCCGACCGGATGGAGAGCAGGTCATGGTCGGTTTCCGACTGGACTCGCCACAGCGGCAGCGATAGATCGGCGAATACGGTCGGCGCGAACAGTCCATCGGGAACGATTCCGGTCTCGAGAAACCGGATGAGCTTTGCGGAGGCCGTCGTCGAGTCAGGGCGAGCGCCCACGCCGGCGGTCATGCCGATGCTCCCAGTTCGGCGAGGTTCTTCTGCACGACGGCCATGGTCGCCTCGAGCTCGGCGGACGGGCTGAACTCCACGATGATCGTTCCGGCGGTGACCTGGGGGAGATGTCCCGGCGGCGCGTAGTAGGCGTCACCGTCGACATAGGTCTCCTCGTGGTCGGCCCAGCGGAACGTCAGCCGGCCGGCCGTGACGACGCCCCAGTGCGGGCACTGGCAGCGGTCGCCGGGCAGCCCCGCGAAGAACGGCGCCGGGTCGAGATCCTGCTTGAACGTTTCGAAGCTGACCGTGTAGTCGCCCAGCGCCGCGTAGCGTCCTTCGATGGGCGGTTCGTCGATCGCGACGGGTGTGGCGAGTCGAGATGCGCTCGGCATGGTGTCCTCCTCGGAAGTGCGGAACTGCTGACACCTCGAAGGCGTGACGACCGACGGAACATCGTGACGACGCCGGGAACGGCCACTTTTACTTGATTGACCACCAGACGGTGGACGGTATCGTGGCGCGACCAATTCGGAGCGCGATGGGGAGTCATGCAGATCAGCAGAAGGATCGCGGCGGCAGCAGTAGCCGGCGTTGTGGCACTGGGTACGGCGACACTCGCCGGGTCGACCTCGGCGGCCGCCGCGAGCGGGCCTACGACGTTGCCCACCAGCCAGTTCACGCTGTCGGCCGACTACCACCACTACGACGACGTGAACGCCGCGCTTGTGTCGAAGCTGGGAACTGCCGACGTCGACACGGTGATGGCCCACGCCAACCACGACCGGACGGCGCCCGACTCGCTCGGGCTCGCCGGTTATGCGGGCGGATTCAAGTTCGACTCGACCGACAACGGCGACTGCACCAACTATCCGCAGGGCATCTCCAGCAGCCGGGACGCCGTCGGCACCACCGACAGCGGCAACTACGACGGCCACCAGCTCATCCTCGTCAGCTGGTACACCACCAACGGCTGCGACGGCGCGCAGAGCCGCAGCCGGATCACCCTCGTCGACTGGGATGCGACGTACCCCGACAAGTACCGCAAGGTCCTTCTCGTCGAGCCGACCGGTAGCGCGGCATCGCCGAACTTCAAGGACATCCCGATGCACGCCGGCGGAATCTCGTGGTACGGCGACTATCTCTACGTTGCCGACACCGGCCATGGCATGCGCGTCTTCAACATGAAGAAGATCCTCAAGACGAACACGGGCGGTACGGCCGGCCAGATCGGCACGACCGACGGCAAGACCTTCTACGCGCACAACTACGGATACGTGCTCCCTCAGGTCGGCACCATCACGTCGCACACCACGTCGGATACGCCGCTGGTCTGGTCGGCGATCTCCCTCGACCGCGTCACCCGGTCGATCGTCGTCAACGAGTACACCTGCTCGTCCGGCTGCACGGATTACCCCAACCGGCCGGCCCGCGCGATCCGGTTCCCGTTCGCGGCGGGCGCCCCGACGTTCACGACGTCGACGACGGCGATTGAGGCGCTGCAGCTCCCGTGGCACAGGCTCAACGGGGTCGCCTCACACAACGGTCGGTGGTGGTTCAACTCGTCCGGCGACAAGAAGCTGTACTACTGGACGCCGACCGGCGGGTCGAAGACCTTCGGCTGGGTCGGCGGCGGGGAGAGCATCAGCTACTGGGAGGCCGCGGGTTCGGATCCGGACCTGCTGTGGTCACTGCAGGAGACGAAGGGGCACCGCGACGTCTTCGCCGTGAAGCAGGCCGCCTACGGGTCGTGAGGCGTGGGTGACACCCAGCTACTGAGCACCCGGGCAGTCTGTCACCGACCGTGACATTATTCGGGGCGGCGCCTCGACACAGGGCCCGGGCTGCGCGACGC is from Mycobacteriales bacterium and encodes:
- a CDS encoding cupin domain-containing protein yields the protein MPSASRLATPVAIDEPPIEGRYAALGDYTVSFETFKQDLDPAPFFAGLPGDRCQCPHWGVVTAGRLTFRWADHEETYVDGDAYYAPPGHLPQVTAGTIIVEFSPSAELEATMAVVQKNLAELGASA